The genomic window TGGCCCCAAACTTGCGCAGCCATTGACTGAGATGCTGAGCTGTCTTCTTCTCCTGCAGCCAGAGTGCAGTGGGCTCCTGCATTTTCTGCCTGGGCTGTAGGAAGGATGGCTGGCTGATGATGTGCACTAGGCAGAATTTCTCTGACCCCACCTCCCCAAGGCCAGCCAGTCAGCTTCCCACTTGCAGACAGCCTGAAGAAAGCATCCACAGGCACAGGTGCCCATGAACAGTCACTGACTGGCTCACCAAATGTACCCGCTAAAGTTAGTATGTGAATGGAGTGAATGGCCGAGCCAGGTGTGCTATGTGCAGCAGATCTGGTGAGAGCGCAAAGCCAAGTGCTTATGTAAGGAATGCCTTGTGCACAGAATGCCAAGGatccggggggggaggggcagaggagcCCCTCCCCCTGGGAGCCTGGAAACCTGCTGGGAGCCTGGTAATCAAATGTGCCTCCCTCCCTTGGCAACATGGGGAGCATTAAATCAGAGGCAAAGCTGAAATGCATGCACACTCCCTGGGCTCCCTGCATGCAAGCCCTGCCTTATGTAACAGTTTGAatggaagtggggggtggggggagagaaagtcagCAATGGGAACGTGAAGAGTAATACTTTGGGGAGGCTGGCTAATACTGTGGAGTTGGCAGGAAAAAGAAGTCTGCAAAAGGCAATTAGGTTGGAGTTGACCTCTTTGGAGAGTTGTAGCGCTTGGAGCTTGTGGTTCTGTGGAGCATCACAGTTCCTTTTATAGTTCAACCTTGTTGCTGAATTTGGGACTCTGACAGAGGGAGGTGCAAAATAGTGTGGCTGcctcagcccctccccttccctccccaaagcctgttGACTGGGTTCCCCTGGTTGATGCCACTAGGTCACCTGCCTTTGGCTGCCACACCTGCAGCAACGGAATGCTGCCCTTCATGCTCTTGGTCATCAGGACATGTGCTAGTCTTTAAAGAGCCACAAACGTCTTGTGCATATCAAGCAAAGGGTGCCGAGGTGCTGAGGAGGGATGTGGGTCAGTGGTAAAATATCTCCAgcacctggcattacattttatggcacacatcgCTTGTCCCAACAATGTGACGTTTGTGTGAAATCCAATCCTTGTAACCAATGAGTGTGACACCTCTGCATTAGCAGGTATAATCTGTAACTGTGTAGGTTATATGAGTCTAAATCAGAACAGAGTTTGTATgacaaattaatttaaaacagaatATCTTAAATGCAGACCTATTCACCATAAAGAATAATGTGATAAGAAACCAGAAAATCTTATCCACCTTACAACTGAACAAATTATCTTCTTGTTAACACCCAttcagagaatcacagagttggaaagggacagaCAGGCTGtgtaggccaaccccctgctcaatgcaggatcaaacatccatgataagtatctgtccagctgctgcttgaaaaccaccagtgagggggtcTTTTTAGGCATCtgatccactgctgaactactctgtgatttttccccccctGATTCACTAATGCCAGCCCTGCTAGATTAAGCCAATCAACTCTTGAGGGTCATACAGGCTCACATAGCTGGTAGAATGTTTAAACAATCAAAGTTCTTGGACAATGCCTAATTGTATGGGGTAATTCTCTTGGAATAGGTACTCCCTATAATTATTTTCCAGTCATGTAGGCTGGTCATTTAAATGTTCTCCTAGATGTTTAGAATCTGTGGAGCCAGGGCAATTGGACATGTTCAACCAACCGTAGGTACAATGCAAGGAACTCCATTGATGGAAGAGTGAGGAGGGAAAATTTTGCCAAATATCTCTTTTTATTGCAACCTCCAATCTacctttatttttcttctttgtctaTGTCGGTTCTGCAGCTCCAGGAATCATCTTCCTAGGTCATGGGAAAATGATCGGAAGAGCCTGATAGTTTGCTAGGAGCAACTGATtttgatctagatcaggggtagtcaacctgtggtcctccagatgtccatggactacaattcccttgagcccctgccagcaaacgctggcaggggctcatgggaattgtagtccatggacatctggaggacagcaggttgactacccctgatctagatgacttTTTTGTGCTGCCTGAAATCACATGTGCATTGTAAAGCAAGGAAACATTGAAATTCAGTAGTGAATTGGTCTCCTTGCCTGGCCACTGTCACAAATTATTGCACATTTAGTATTGCTTTTGTGTATTTCACACACGTGCCTCAAACAACAAAAGAGCGGCTAAAAAGTGCTGTAAGTTGCTCACGTGAATTAGGCATCAGTGAGCAAAACTGATATTCTGGATGTGAAGGAAGTTAGTTGAGCAAGtttaattgaaatcaatgggacataAATATGACTCACTTGTTCTTTACAGGGCTCTGATGTCAGATAAGAAGATTCTGGTAACATCTGGTAAGAATGATGAAGCAAGAGCAGGAAGATCCAATCAGTCCTGCAATAATTTTGTAAGTTCTCTGAAAAGCACTAGAGCCTTGTCTTCCATTTTCCAGCTACAAATGTTGCATTGGCAATTACTGCCTCTATAGTTAACACCAAGCACTATATTGAGATACTCCATATTgtaaaaagaaatgggggggaagTGTGGTGGGGGATTTGAAGCAGCGCCCTGGCTTTTGTTATATCGTAAATGTCAATTTAGTTGGAAATAGCAGCAGATAATGGAAGCTGTTCATTTTGCAGTGACTCACGTGCAATAAACTGCATTTCCTTTTATAGGAAATGATGTGTGCACAAAATCCATAGCTGCTATGATGAGTAGTTGCTGATCTTTAGAGATAAGTAGGGAAGACAAAAGTGGGGGAAAGTGGAAAATGCGTCACTTTCTCGACCAGAAAATCTCCTCAGATAGCAGAAGTGATGAGGCTGTAAATAAAAGTGATTGTAATGAATCACTTCTTTGAAGTACTATCTAACATATTGAAGGGGAAGCACACAGGATGTAAGAAGCAATATTTGAGTTCATAAAGGAGAAGAAAATATGTGGGTGGATGGAAAGGACACAAGGGTATATCTAGGTTTGGTTGGATGAACCAGTGATAAAAACTGATGTGTAAGAACAGGTATCTCAAACTTTACGTCAGAGTTGCATAGACTCAAGTCTGGTTGCTTGTTAGGGATTACTGGCTATCCCCCTTCTGTTTAATGTTCTGTGGATTCTGTCCTACATTCTGCTTGTCTTTAATTCTGGTTTCGCTATAAGAATTTGCTGCGATTGGAATGTGCACAGTTCACCACAGCTTCCTGTTCTTTGAGTTCCTATGTCTCTTTCTCCAGCCTTTGCTCATGCATGATGTGCTTCAGTGGAAGAGCGTCTGTTTTCCATACAGAAGGTTCTGGATATAGTTCCTGGCAGCTCTGCTTAAAAAGGTTAGGTAACAGGTGAAAGGCTGGTGCCTGGGATCTTGGAGAtcagctgccaatcagagtagagaATACCAAGCTTGATAGAACAATAGTCAGAATATAAGGCAGCCTCACTTGTCTTCCTGTACAAAAAGCAATCTTAATGTCATCATAAGTATCGTTATATCAAGAGGGTCTGtatgaaattccgtctaaacatcaggaagaagttcctgacagagcagtttctcagtggaacaggcctccttgggaggtggtgggttctccatctttggaaatttttaaacagaggctggatagccatctgacagagaggctgattctgtgaaggttcaaggaggtggtaggttatagtggatgagcgatagggttgtgagtgtcttgcatagtgcagggggttggactagatgacccatgatatctcttccaactctatgattctatgattctatgtgtgtttgtgtttattgATTTACTGATTTGCACATGAGCGCCTGGAATCTTGATATAATCATAGTGCACTTACATTGAGATTACCTTTTTGGCACCTTTTATGAACCAGTGCCTACCTAATgatgaaaggaaggggaagaaacgaATAAAGGTTGCATCAAACCAAGTATACACATTGTTCTGTGCCAGGTTCAAAACAGAATAATGGAGCTATTCTCAGGCATGTTCTGTTTCATTGATTGGACCATGTGACACAAATTGCAAAGTTGGAGATGTGAATTTTGAAGCATCCCCAGTTCATGTCCCCTATTGCTTCTGATAATTAATAGGGGATCCTAACAAGTTTATGTGCCATGGAGTGATTATCTAGAATTTATCTCttgataaacggtaatgactggggaaggcactggcaaaccaccccgtaatgagtctgccatgaaaacgctagagggcgtcaccccaagggtcagacatgacttggtgcttgcacgggggataccgttacctttatcCAGACactgatagcccaggctaacctgttTTCATCAGATCCTGGCCCTGGTGAGGACTTGGATggaagacaaccaaggaagtGCAGAGTTGCTACAAGGAGACAGGCAATGAGCAACTACTCTGTTCAGCTCTTGCTCTGATAACTCAACAGGGTTGCCACaggctggctgtgacttgacagcattttctacCATCACCACTGTGCTTCCAAAAGACAAACAACTAAACAGGCCCATGGGCATGTTTAAAATCTCCATTCTGTTAATCTTAGAACCACTGTTGAAACTGTTGTTGATGTGTTTTGTTATGATCGTGTTATATgtctatgatgttctatgtaataccccgcaacgttttatgtaaactgccctgagccgtatgggagggcgttataaaaatctaatcaatcaatcactcCCCCAGCTACTTTTTGCAGTTCAGCTACATATCTGCTGGATCCCACCCCATATGACATGCTAGGAGACTGTGTTTGACTCACTAGATGTATAGCCACAGGGATTATGTGTGATGCAATCAGCAATGTCCATGCTCCTGTCCTTCTAACAGTCATTTCTGATCCTGGGAAAgttctgctgatggaagaggCAAAAATGTGagatttccttcctccccactgcaGACTCCTGGGACATAAGCCTATTAGTTTACATGGGTCCCATGACCCTAGGTTTGGAAAGGACAGTCAGGGGAAGAGGGATGTGAGAAAGGTCTACAGCCCTTGTGTCCATGGATTGCTGAACCCACCTGTGGTTTCCCTGCAAAAATAAGAGAGCATTATCAGGACCTGTCAGGCAGAACCAGGACCATGACCTGCAACAAGACCTTGGTGGCACTTCAGTAGATGGAAGAAGTTTGCAAATGACTTAATTATTGCTCCAGAAGGATTGATGGCCCAAGTGTTGCCTGGTTTTTGAAGATAAGCAGCCCAGTGTACCGGAGAGATtgcctgtctgcctatgccccccaaagagcactatgctcagacaatgccccagagggacagaccagaacgaataggaCGAAATTAATTCATCCCATTAACTCAGTATCATCTGTCATCATCAGAGTATGCTGTTGGGGAAAAGAAGATTCCATGTCCTGAGGATGGTCTCCATAGAGCAGGAGATTAACCCCTTTGGTTAATTGACAGGTCACAAAAGGAAGACAGCCTGgcacagcctgatctcatcagatctcggaagctaatggaagaccaccaaggaaggctctgtaggggaagacaatggcacaccacctctgcttttcacttcccttgaaGGCCTCTTGCTGGTGTTGCCACACATCAATTGCAATGTGATGGTATTTATGTACTTAATTGATAAGTGGGTTGTGATTTACCGTATTTAACCTTGTGCTCACTGTGTCCTGTTTAAACTTAGCTGACACCCTCAAGGAATTGCCTTGGCCTTGCTAGTGTCAGGTTTAAAGAAAGTCCTACACAGTGTTAAATTCTACTTCTCACTCAGCTCACCAGTTTTAGCCTCTACAGAACATAACCCTGGCTCTTAGATTCTTTGCACTACATATGGCAGAGAGGAGCTATGCAAGAGTACTTGTCCCATAATATTCTGGGTGGGGAGGAGACAAAGTCTACGACTGTAGTTTGGATCTTGCCAAAAATCTCAGCTGATGGAAGGGTTCCCATAAATAAAGCATGACTTCCCCACTTATCCCTCCTTCTGCAGCCTGAACTCCCCACTGAAATGCTGGTCTGGGGAAAAGGGGACTTGTATCAacaaggggaggaggggatggagatctgctgcaggaggcaggaaTCTGAAAAAATCAGAATGAAGCTCAGTGTTTCAGCCTTCACGGTTCTGATGGGGGAGGCTCTTTTAGTTCTTGAAATGGCTGTGGGGGACACAAAACCACCTTGTTCCCCTATGCCACATTATTTTAAGATGCCAATTTTTCCCTCTAAGATGGCATTGGCATCATAATGTCAAGTTTAATCACACAAAAATGACCTGCAAGATCAAACTAGGGCTACagcctccagggcccattccgtacacactggataatgcactttcaatgcactttagaagcagattgtgttctgcactggaaaatccagctgcaaaagcacattgaaagtgctttttacagtgtgtgtggaatgggcccaggtgggGCCTAAAGATCTTCTTTGGAGAAAGTGGCTCCTTGGGAgagtggtctctatggcattatgccctgctgaggtctctctcctcctccaaatcctaccctccccaggcttcaggccaaaaatcttcagggatttcccaacccagagccagcaattCTAGATCAGACTCAGTGTGTCAGCCTTTTGCTAGCGTCTCCTCTGTGAATGTTGGTGAATGTGTTTTCACATTAAAGATGTTCTGTGTTTCCTTTGTAATTCAGTGTAAAGTATATTTTACTTTCATTTTTTCATTTGCATGTGCACACAAAAAGTACAAGAGCTGTTCACGGGCATTTTTAGTATCCTGAGAAAACACAGGAGTATTGCTGATAAGGATTTGTTATTCTTTGAATACTCCAACACAAAGTGAATAGACTGACCTAATCATAATGGTGACACTGTTCAGAACTTGCCCAAGTGAAGTTGTACATGCCCAGCATCGATTCAAAATGGGGCAATTACCAACACGTGTAACATTGGCATTCAGCAGAGCACTTACCAAGGCTAAGGATTTTTGCCATGAGCACAATTTGTCTGAGAGTCCAGAATGACTGAGGTACTGGGTGCCTGCAAAGTTTTATAGGAAAGTTCTTGTCCAACAAGTATCACATTTTAAATAAGCCATTTTACAGGACTAAATGTCAAAAATGATGCTGAAGTACCGTTTTGGTAATACTTAAACGACCTTTAGAAGgtttttaaaactaaaatataTCTACAATGACTTTTCTAATAGGTCGGCACACTAATTaatgaaattcattttttaaaaacctactaTAAACAGATTTTTGCCAGTACTTTGGATGTATTTATTCATGTCTGGACCTGTAGAAGGAAAACCTTTTCATGCTATAACTGTTATTAAAAACAACTATACATTtgcattaataaattaaaaaatgcagatATTTTTTATAAAATTGAACTGTACTTTTACCGTGTGcatctttttaaatatttgcaaatgatactaaagaGGGGAAGTTGCTAAATACACTTCATAGCATTCCAAATTTTACATGTGCCTTCTAAATTATTACAAAAAGTGGTGCAagtatttgaaataaaataatacttACATTGGAAACATGCACCCTGATTTGGGGCGTATGTGCATGCTTGTGTTTCTGCTTTGCATTTTGGAATCAGTGGATATTCATGTGTTTAAGTCTTGCTTTCAAAATCCATACAGGTTTGTGTgtattgactatgctaaatacacttaAAGACAAGGGAGAATAACATATTGTAAATGCCTAACTATTTGATAATGGAAACAATGGTTTAGTATGAAAAGATAGGCATTTATACATTAGAAAGGTTTCATATAGTCAGCAAATAACAAGCAAGAGTGGCTGTTCTGGCTTCTCAAACACTGGAGAGGCAGAATTCCTGAAGGCTGTTCTCTTCTCTGTTTGCCAGTTCGTGTTGCTCAAGCTGGTGATACTCAAACGTTACACGATTAATATGTCTGCCACTAGAGACCATTCGTAGCACAGTGTTGTCACAGCTGATCTTCATTTGAGCTAATCAAGCAAAAAAAGGTTTCTTGTGTTTAGAAATGATAAAAGTTGGTTATTTTACATATTATGATCTGGAATAGGATCACCaggtctgggttgagaaataactggagactttgggggtggggctgggagtggatgggatttgggacagggagggacttcTGAGAAGTATAAtgctgctatggagtccatcttctccaggggaactgatctctttagtctgaagatgagctataattaaaGGAGAaccccagggcccacctgagGACTGGGCTCCTTACTCTGAAAGCACCCTAAGGGGCATAGCCAAGTCTTTCTATGTCATATATTTCTACAGACCCAAGTGCTGTCAAACAGCAACTGATTCATGGCAGTCtcagtaaggggctttcaaggcaagtgaaaacaAGGATGGTTTGCCATGTGTCTTCTtctgcaaagccttccttggtggtttctcttCTAAGTACTGATCCTAGAttgaaatgggtagccgtgttggtctgaagcagcacaacaaaacaaaatcagagtccagtggcacctttaagaccaacaaagatttattcaaggcgtgagtttttgagagcaagcactcttcctcagactatggactgaccatcatgacagtgatgATCCTGTTTATCTTAGAACAGATGACCAAACTGGGCTATAATAATGCTGCCTACCCTCATGATAAGTTCTCAAAAATTgtgtatataaaatgtttttttaatcttccatCCCAAATCCAGCAAAGGTGATAGATGGATGAAAGGAGCTTCTGCATGGATTATAAACTGGAAATGGATATGCATTTGAATTGACATTTTCATTGCACTGGACAGTTGGAAAAGATGCATTCAATGCATCCTCATTTATACTGTGCTGTGATATACTTGAAGTGACTGAGAaagattttaataattttatcatTATTGAAATGTGTTGCTCCTGCTCCActaatttttcattcattcattgttctgAACAGGaatgaaatgttttaattatttagaAAGCATTACCCTGATTTTGTATGGTTTTCATTTGCATTTTCCAATATCAGCCAATGGGCATCATAACATTATCCTGTTAACAATGTGATCCCTGATTAGCTAAGATCACCTGTGAGAATATTGTTATTCCTCAGAATCATCTTTGTTTGTCCTCAGAGGTATTTGCAACAACCAAATAAAATTGCCTGTATGCAGCATAATTCTGGCTGTAATTCTAAGAACACTTTACCTCTCTCCATGTAAGTtggtgaaactctggggtttcttggataagagttaattattttttaatatatatattttatttatttatttagatttgtataccgccctccccgaaggctcaggcacatttaaaaatgtgttaaacttttgtcaggtgatatgaccatatgtggtcatgttgacctgccacccTGTCCCAAAATGGACACTGGTGGTCCtagaggggttgggaaggagagggactccaggtgggcgtgtccacagctatgcttcccaaccatgatcatgccacttctgggggttttgaaacatgaagaatgtttcatggtcttctcaatggtaaaatcacTGAGTAAGGCTGCCTTAGGGACTGGTATGTTATGCAATCAGATTTTGCAGTTGTTTTTTGTGTATACACTTGAACAGAAGGCATTAAAGTAAGGACTCACCGGGACCATGGAAGGAGTGGCACAGATCTGCCACAGGGAACATCCTAGAGGGATCTAAACCATTTCCTCCCAACAGCTCCACAAAATCTCCTGTTCCCCCACAACCTGCAGAAGGCTTCTATAAaaagagatggaaagaaaagAGCCATAGATATTGACCAATATTGGCAGTATTTTAGTAAATGAAAATCAAGATCTTTCTATTATTTTAGCCACTGTTGTTGCAGCTGCAACTGTGTAGCAAGCCTGGTTGGAGGAGGaaaaaagtgtgtgtttgtgtctgtgtgtgtgtggataatAGGGGAAACCATTTCTGAGGAAGGGTGAGCTTTAAAGAAACCAAGACTGGGGGTATAAAATGTGTTAGGCTGAAATCCTGAGAATACTTGAAGTATTCTTGCAGAATACTTGCAGCCAAGTGGTAATATTGTAAAGACCCTCAAGAGCCTGAGAACCTGGaaagcggctgccagtctgagtaaatagCACTTATCTTGATAAGTGATCTGATTCaatatggcagcttcatatgttccatCAGTTTCTTGGAAGTAAGCCCTACAGAGTAAAATGAGACATGCTTAGGTAgacatgcttaggattgctcccgaACTGTATGAGTGGGCAAAGTAAACAGGTTTTTCAGATTAGGTTTTGGACTTGGACCCATGTATCTGCAGGACCAGCTCTCCTGCTTTGCACCTTCTGAAGTGTCCCCCGCCCCCACAAATGGGTAAGATCAGCAGGGACCCATGCCCAGGCATCCCATTGTAGATTCTACCTTGCAGAACAATCTGCAGGAATGCTCCCACATTTCTCATTCTGCCGAACGTGCAAAATAGAAATGTTCAAGgaggtggttttttttaaaaagataaagggATCAGAACAATATAATGAGGACAATTCTATATGAGGACAATTCTATATGAACATCAGATTGTGGCCAAGTGCACTGGTTATTGTATATGTTATTTTGCTTTTACTCCATTTCCTTGCTGGGGAATTAGAATCAGAATTACACAGAGCTGGAATTACAAAGAgccacccagtccagccccccatcttCTTGGGGACTGAAAAATCACCCACCCCTAACAGATGTTCATCCAATCTGCTCCTTAAAATGTCCAACAAACGAGACTCCACCACCCACTGAAGTAGCATATTATATCTATTGTCAGTGCTTATTATcaggaaatgctttctaatatttaagtggaaccacCTTTCCTGTAGTTTGAGAATCCATTACTCCTaccccttgtctctaaagctgcagtaaacaagttggccccctcttcaacatgtcaaCTTTTTATGTCTCACattgtggccagccagttcctctgcagggccaatatcaggacacagaagccaagaccttcccctgatgttgactcctggctctggtttcagaggtttagtgcctctgaatatggaggtcaTTATGGCATAAGAGGGCCAGGTAGGTAATTGGTATAATATTAGCTGGGAATGAACTGATGAACGCTTGCCCCTTCCTTTACATGGACTTTGAAACCCCCCGAGCTCATTGCCTATGACCCTATTTGGTCTtctggactctgaagaagaacCTTGGTGGACGTGGACCAGTACTCCTGCCCCCCAAGGGAATGAGTATGGATTCTTCCCTAGCTACTCTTTTCTTGACAGATTACCTCTTTTTGTGTGTGCCACTGTTGACAAAGCGATgtagtgtttgtgtgtatgtgtgtgtgtgtatgtttaaacTGTTGTGTACAAAGGCAATATATTGCTATTGTTCTTTCTCACTGGGACACAAATTAGATTACAAATTATGAATAAGAACTACTCATTCAACCAGCAATAAATCAAATATCTGACAacatgggggaaaaaaccactGAATTGCAGCAGACAGAATGGTGTAGCATCCTCTCCGCTCCATGCATATGACAGCATGCAAGTCAAAAGGAAGTCACTAGTGGTCACTAGCAATACTCGAATAAAGACTTCAAAATAGAATGTGTTGATTCATGCAACATTGGTTGCTGCCGATGCATACTCACCTTCAAGTGACCCAGCGTCAGATCAGATATTTTTATTAACACTGGGTATATTATGGAAAAACTGCAGTTTCTGTGCTGATGAGGAATGACCATGGTAAACCTTCCAGCAGGGGTCTGAGAGATGGCATTGCAAGCTTTAGTACAGAGGAAAGACACACAATTACTTAGATCTCAGTTTGTACATAAAATTAATGCAGTACTACATTTGTATGTCACAAGCAACCCTTGGTTTGTGATGGGCACAAATCTGGTTTATATACTCCCACATGCCCTCctactttccttcctcccagagtATGTTTCCTAGTTTCAGAAGCCATTAATCAAACAACACTATATCTATCACACCTtacctagggtttttttttggttgttttcAAGATAGgacttctttttttaagtggaaTGTCCACCAAAATCTTCCCAAATAAAACATGCAAAGTTGACATTAGTTTTGACTTCATGGACTTCATAGAATGAAAGCACACTGTATTAAATGTTTACAGGTGTGCCAAAAAACAATTGAATTTTAATTGAAGACTAGTACAACCTATGGTTTAAATTTGCCATATTGCCATGGAAACTGATGCATATATTTCAGTGTATGTTGAATCATTCAAGGTGGCTTTGGAAAAAACAAATATCTGGCATATTAATTATATACCCGGCCTTAATTCCTGCAATGTCAGAATAATCTCATATCATTGTGTTATAGCTCAGCAGTCAGTCCAGTGTTACCTCGAGGTATGGATTTCCCATGACGTAAGGGATTTCTGTCAGTGGAGAGGGTATgtcccccttcccactgtagcCCAATCTGTGCCCTGAAATCCTGCTCTGAGGTCAAGGACTTCCTAGGAACCGCATGAAGGGGGAACTGGAGGTCTGCAGCATTAATGAAAAGTCTCCCTTTCTGCATGTGGAACTCCTCTGCTGGATCAGTGTTTGTTGTCTGGCAACAAATCATGGCTTTGTTCATGTAAATGtatatttcttattttcttttccagAGACCACCAAGCATCATTTCTCTGGACCCAGCATGAATTTgctgctctccctgcccccccccataatcCCGTACTAAACATGCACTCttgtgaaagaaaaaaatatctattttcttctCCTTTGTGTTTCTTGCTGCACACAGGATAAAACAAAACTTACGGGAAAGGTTGGGCTTTTTCTTTATTGTTAATGTGAATCCATTTCCAGGGTCGAGAATCCTGAAGAAGATCATGGCAACATTCTGTGAAGACCCGATGGCTCTTCTTGCATGGTCACCATTGCAAAAATCAGAATATCTTTCTGAGGTGGGCAGAGGATGATCCAAAGAACTAGGAAACTTCTCGCCTTTTAGTATCCAGCCATCAAATACCTAACAGGATATGTGGAGATAGCGGTTACCTGTTTACCTTTTgcctgcaattcccagaagcacagAGACACACCCATGAGGCACCTGTGCTGAACATGTCAATTAAAGCACAGTCTGGATCCTCTCAATGTGAAGAGTGCTGTTGACTTGTCTCAGAGGACAGAATTACACATGGCATGGAGTTCGATGACTATTTCCCCCAACTTTTTCTGTTTTACAGATTGGATCTATGGGTGCTGCTGTTTAAATGAGTGCAAAGGTAAAAGAGAtatttaaccccccctccccgcttcttTCCTTGCAAAATATCATATCCCCTAAACTGCTTTTATCCTTG from Paroedura picta isolate Pp20150507F chromosome 7, Ppicta_v3.0, whole genome shotgun sequence includes these protein-coding regions:
- the CRHBP gene encoding corticotropin-releasing factor-binding protein; protein product: MATHFATLSGMQLPWVTLSARGRGASPSQVLYKKDLSKKTKSPKQSCRRRRRLGKQAGKAGKLSSAPTSGSSGSSMSFRLRCRLVLLFLAALGGQSRFLEVSDAGDNEPFLLLDAQLKRELSDGQPYRRALRCLDMLSIEGQFTFTAEQPQLHCATFFIGDPEELITIDFDFVNIDCQAGDFLKVFDGWILKGEKFPSSLDHPLPTSERYSDFCNGDHARRAIGSSQNVAMIFFRILDPGNGFTLTIKKKPNLSPCNAISQTPAGRFTMVIPHQHRNCSFSIIYPVLIKISDLTLGHLKKPSAGCGGTGDFVELLGGNGLDPSRMFPVADLCHSFHGPAQMKISCDNTVLRMVSSGRHINRVTFEYHQLEQHELANREENSLQEFCLSSV